A section of the Thunnus albacares chromosome 6, fThuAlb1.1, whole genome shotgun sequence genome encodes:
- the LOC122983386 gene encoding uncharacterized protein LOC122983386 yields the protein MGQVKQQDDDGTNAVASSVVLHSVVKQVQDTAPIPGLASSSPPTTQRTPPPYQEGAAAWEQISGITESINRLSLNSPVSQKAPSLYPDLTKLSGEERSVTDPPISSRTRQHCDLSQKKLSDLVAPLIELPNPRQGEGQPDSVWVFRNWTKEDVKKAVDGIPHPRKDVQAYIDKMYGLYNSYRLNGEEMTNCFMQSLTTDWATVNVDWRPMGENGEPLLWDRDRTRGLGPQLNRMAEILRETFARRNDWAEIDAVVQEEKETVAQYAARLTEVFNRHSGLEPRIGENVNPRYEAQLTSCLLRGLRLPIANWVKEHLVGWEGEQRRVILANAKHAEKVLENVDKKHKKVEVFYNDGENDDGCFFSSESRRKEIICYHCGKRGHIARECRSLMPAADTGRGGGRGGGRGRRGRGGRGGGRREKRERDDREKDEEQDF from the coding sequence ATGGGCCAAGTAAAACAACAAGATGATGATGGAACTAATGCTGTGGCAAGCTCTGTTGTCTTGCACTCTGTTGTTAAACAGGTACAGGACACCGCTCCGATCCCCGGCCTCGCGTCATCCTCGCCTCCGACCACACAGCGCACCCCGCCACCGTACCAGGAAGGAGCCGCAGCTTGGGAACAGATAAGTGGAATCACAGAGAGTATAAACAGATTGAGCCTGAATAGCCCTGTATCTCAAAAAGCACCATCTCTCTATCCTGATCTGACCAAATTAAGTGGGGAGGAGAGGTCTGTAACAGACCCTCCGATATCAAGCAGAACCAGACAACATTGTGATCTGTCACAGAAAAAACTGTCCGATTTAGTAGCGCCACTGATTGAACTGCCGAATCCCAGACAAGGGGAAGGGCAACCAGATTCGGTTTGGGTCTTCCGTAATTGGACAAAGGAGGACGTGAAAAAGGCAGTAGATGGGATTCCTCATCCACGTAAAGATGTGCAAGCATACATCGATAAAATGTATGGACTGTATAATAGCTATAGGCTAAACGGGGAAGAAATGACTAACTGCTTCATGCAAAGTTTGACTACTGATTGGGCGACTGTAAATGTTGATTGGAGACCTATGGGGGAAAACGGTGAGCCGCTCCTGTGGGACCGAGATAGAACACGCGGGCTCGGTCCACAGCTGAACCGAATGGCAGAGATTCTTCGGGAAACATTTGCTCGGAGAAACGATTGGGCTGAAATTGATGCTGTGGtacaggaggaaaaagagacagTAGCACAATATGCTGCCAGGCTCACGGAAGTGTTTAATAGACACAGTGGGCTGGAGCCGCGAATCGGAGAGAATGTTAATCCACGCTACGAGGCGCAGCTAACATCCTGCCTCCTGAGGGGTTTAAGGCTACCGATTGCAAATTGGGTGAAAGAACATCTGGTCGGATGggaaggagagcagagaagGGTTATTCTCGCAAATGCTAAACACGCTGAAAAAGTTTTGGAAAATGTAgataagaaacataaaaaagtagAGGTGTTTTATAATGACGGTGAGAATGATGATGgttgctttttctcttctgaGTCCCGCAGGAAGGAAATTATTTGCTATCACTGTGGGAAAAGAGGCCACATCGCCAGAGAATGCAGAAGTCTCATGCCAGCTGCGGACACCGGGCGGGGCGGAGGTCGAGGTGGTGGACGGGGCAGGAGAGGACGCGGGGGCCGTGGAGGCGGTCGGAGGGAGAAAAGGGAACGAGAtgacagagagaaggatgagGAGCAGGACTTCTGA